One window of the Pyxicephalus adspersus chromosome 5, UCB_Pads_2.0, whole genome shotgun sequence genome contains the following:
- the PDK4 gene encoding pyruvate dehydrogenase kinase, isozyme 4, with product MKFARFLLKNAALANAPKQIERFSRYSPSPLSMKQFIDFGSANGCEKTSFVFLRQELPVRLANIMREIYILPDPLLGTPSVQLVQSWYIQSLMDLIEFVEKNPDDQRVLSDFTETLVNIRNRHNNVVPTMAQGVIEYKEAFGVDPVTNQNVQYFLDRFYMSRISIRMLINQHTLLFDGGTNPAHPKHIGSIDPNCDVVEVVHDAFENSKMLCEQYYLASPDVQIKQANAKSPGQPINMVYVPSHLYHMLFELFKNAMRATVESHENSVSLPPIKVNIVLGNEDLTIKISDNGGGVPLRKIERLFSYMYSTAPRPMMDNARNAPLAGFGYGLPISRLYAKYFQGDLMLHSMEGFGTDAVIYLKALSSESIERLPVFNKSAWKHYKFCTEADDWCIPSSEPKNLAR from the exons GATCAGCCAATGGATGTGAGAAGACATCTTTTGTGTTTCTACGGCAGGAGTTACCAGTGAGGTTGGCCAATATCATGCGTGAGATCTACATCCTTCCTGACCCCTTGCTTGGGACTCCATCCGTCCAGCTTGTGCAAAGCTG GTACATCCAGAGTTTGATGGATCTAATAGAATTTGTGGAAAAGAACCCCGATGACCAGAGGGTTCTGTCTGA TTTTACAGAGACCCTGGTCAACATCCGGAACAGGCACAACAATGTTGTCCCCACCATGGCCCAGGGGGTTATTGAATACAAAGAAGCCTTCGGGGTGGATCCCGTGACCAATCAGAACGTCCAGTACTTCCTAGACCGTTTCTACATGAGCCGAATCTCCATCAGGATGTTAATTAACCAGCACA CTCTTCTGTTTGATGGTGGAACCAACCCTGCCCACCCAAAACACATCGGAAGTATCGACCCCAACTGTGATGTAGTGGAAGTAGTCCACG atgccTTCGAGAATTCCAAAATGCTCTGTGAGCAGTATTATCTGGCTTCCCCTGATGTACAAATAAAACAGGCGAATG CGAAATCCCCTGGACAACCTATAAATATGGTATACGTTCCTTCACACCTCTACCACATGCTGTTTGAGCTTTTTAAG AACGCCATGAGAGCCACCGTGGAGAGCCATGAAAATAGCGTGTCCCTCCCACCTATTAAAGTCAATATTGTTCTAGGAAATGAAGATCTGACAATTAAG atctCTGACAATGGAGGAGGTGTCCCTTTAAGAAAAATAGAGCGTCTCTTTAGCTATATGTATTCTACAGCACCCCGGCCTATGATGGATAACGCTCGTAACGCACCGCTG GCCGGATTCGGATACGGTTTACCCATCTCTAGACTTTATGCCAAGTATTTCCAGGGTGATTTAATGCTACATTCGATGGAAGGTTTTGGAACAGATGCAGTCATTTACTTAAAG GCGCTGTCCTCCGAATCCATCGAACGGTTACCGGTTTTCAACAAGTCTGCCTGGAAGCACTACAAGTTCTGCACGGAAGCAGATGACTGGTGCATTCCCAGCAGTGAGCCAAAGAACCTGGCCAGGTAA